The Rhodothermus marinus DSM 4252 DNA segment GTCCATGTAGCGACGGCGGGCGTAGGCCAGCGCCTGACCGATGGCCCGCGTCTGCGCCACGTGCACCAGCTGCTCGACGGCTCGGAGGTCGATCACGGCCATGCCGAGCTGGAGCATTTCACGTCCGCGCGCCCGCACGTAGGTCGCACGCTTCCCCTTCTGCGGCGACACGCTTGTCGGATCCGGCACGCGTCGCACCGGCGGCCCCTGGAAGGGATTGTCCGGCGCCGGCATCCGCTCGCTCGGAAGCTGCCGGGCGATTTCCCGGGCGGCTTCCGTCACGTCTTCCACCCGGTATTCGTGCAGTTTGATGACGGTATCGGCCACGTCGAAAAAGTCGCCGCTGGAGCCGACCACCAGGATCGTGCTGACACCGCGCGTTTCGTAAAGCTGGCGCACCCGGTCGATGAACGGCGTGATGGGCTCCTGCGCACCGGGCACCAGGCGTTGCATGCGCCGGTCGCGCACCATGAAGTTCGTGGCGGCCGTGTCTTCGTCGATGAGCAGCAGCGACGTGCCCACCTCCAGCGCTTCCTGAATGGCGGCCGCCTGGCTGGTCGATCCACTGGCGTTCGCCGTCGAGAACGTGCGCGTGTCGATGCCTGAGGGCAGGTTGCGGATGAAGGGCGACAGGTCCACGCCGGCTACGCTACGGCCGTCTTCGGCGCGCACCTTGACCGCGTCGGGTACCGTCACGACGAACTCCCGGCCGTCGCCGGGTTCATGGTTGTAGACGCCGCGCTCCAGCGCGCGCAGCAGCGTACTTTTGCCGTGATAACCACCACCCACGATGAGCGTCACGCCGGCCGGAATGCCCATGCCGGTCAGACGGCGGCCGCTGGGCAGTACGACCTCGCGCCGCAGCGAAGGCGGAGACGCGAACGGCACCGCGCCGGTCTCCAGTGGCCGCTCATCGACGCCGGAGCGGCGGGGCAGGCAGGCGCCGTCGGCCACGAACGCCACCAGCCCCCAGGCGGGCAGCTGCGCCCGAAGCCAGGTGGCGTCTTCGTTGACTTCGGCGAAGGTACGGACCGTCTCCGGATCGTAGGCGGCAAACCGGAGGCTTTCGCGCACGATGCGCGGCACGTCCTCCAGGAGCAGCGCCCGGGCTTCGTCAGCGGCAATGCGGCGGCCGTGGGCGGGCAGGCCAACGGCGAAGCGGGCTTCGACGCCCTCGGCCGTCAGGCGTACGGCCGTGCGGGGGAGCACTTCCTGGCCGGGTCGGTCCATTTCGATCAGCCCGCTGTGGCCGCTACCACGCGGACGGCTGATGCGCCGGGCCTTTTCGGTGAACGTGCGGGCCAGCAGATGGGCCACCCCGACGGCCCGGGCCTCCGATCGACAGCTCCACTCCGGAAAGCCCGCGTGGCGCTGTGGAATCCAGACATGTACGCGGCTGGGCGTGGCGAACGGATCGCCCTGCACGTGCACCAGATGCAGCACGAAGTCGCCCAGATCGTAGGCGCCCTGCAGCGATTTGTACGCTTTGTAGCCCCGGCCGTCGAGGCGTGCCAGGCGCCGCCGAAGCTCTTCGGCCGTGCGCAGCGTTTCCGTCCCGATCCGTGCCGCCATGGCACTGCTGCTATTTTTCGCTCCCGAACGCCCATAAAAAACCGGCCCCGCCGCAACGTTCCTCGCAGCGGGGCCGGGATTGGAAATCAGCTATTCAGTGCTTCCTATTGCGCCCCCACCGGCTTCCACTGACGCAGGCGGTCTTTGATGTAGGCGAGGACCTGGGTTTCGTGGACGCGTTCCTGTTGCATCGTGTCGCGGTCGCGCACGGTCACGGTGCCGTCTTCGAGCGTCTGGCTGTCGATCGTCACGCAGAAGGGCGTGCCCACTTCGTCCATACGTCGGTAGCGCCGGCCGATGGCGCCTTTTTCATCGTAGAACGTGTTCAGGAACGGCCGCAGGTCGCGCGCCAGCGCCTGCGCCCGCTCGGGCATGCCGTCTTTGCGCACCAGCGGCAAGACGGCCACCTTGATGGGCGCCAGGCGCGGATGTAGCCGGAGTACCACGCGCGTTTCGCCTTCCACTTCCTCTTCGTCGTAGGCCTCGCAGAGCAGCATCAGGATCGTGCGGTCCAGTCCGGCCGAAGTTTCCACCACGTACGGGATGTAGCGCTCCTGCGTCTGCGGGTCGAAGTACTCCATTTTCTTGCCGGAAAACTCCTGATGCCGCCGCAGGTCGTAGTCCGTGCGCGAGTGGATGCCCTCGACCTCCTGCCAGCCCATCGGAAACAGGTACTGAATATCGACGGCCGCGTCGGCGTAGTGCGCCAGCTTCTCGTGCACGTGGAAGCGCAGGTGATCCGGCCGGATGCCGTTTTCGATGTGCCACTGCAGCCGCTTCTCCTTCCAGGCCTCGAACGCCTCCATCTGCGTGCCCGGCTTCACGAAGTACTGCATCTCCATCTGCTCGAACTCGCGCATTCGGAAGATGAACTGCCGGGCCACGATTTCATTGCGAAACGCCTTGCCGATCTGCGCAATGCCGAAGGGAATCTGGAGCCGCGACGAGTCCTTCACGTTGTGAAAGTTCACAAAAATACCCTGGGCGGTCTCCGGGCGCAGGTACACCTTCGTTTCTTCGGAGGCCACCGGGCCCACGTGCGTGACGAACATCAGGTTGAACTGCCGCACCTCGGTCCAGTCGAACGCCCCCGAGTCGGGCGACGGAATGCGCTCGTCCATGATGATCTGGTAGAGCGCTTTCGGCATGTCCTCGGCGTTGAGCGCTTCGATGAGCCGCCGGTGCAGCGCCTCGGCCCGCTCCGTTTCGCCCTTCGCCCGAAGTTTTTCGATGTAATCTTCGATGAGCTGATCGGCCCGGTAGCGACGCTTCGACTGGCGGTCGTCGATGAGCGGATCGTTGAAGGCGTCCACATGACCCGAGGCCTTCCACACCATGGGGTGCATCAGGATCGCTGCGTCGAGGCCGACGATGTTCTCGTGCTCGTAGACCATGGCCTCCCACCAGCGCTGCTGCACGTTGCGCTTGAGCTCGACGCCCAGTGGGCCGTAATCGTACACGGCCGCCAGCCCTCCGTAGATTTCCGAAGACGGAAAGATGAACCCACGCCGCTTGCAGAGCGAAACGATCTTTTCGAGCCGATCCTGCATGGTGGTTGCTGGCCTATTTTTGACGAAAGAAGGAGCGTTCAAAAGTAGCCCGATGATGCGCCCGACGCAACGCCTTCCTGTTGAATTCCTGTCAAACCCTGCAAAAATACGGCTTCTGACAGGCGTGCTGTTGCTCCTGGGTCTCGGCGCCTGCGCCGGAGAGTCGCCGCCGGAGCCCCGGACGTTCCTGTTCGTGCATACGGCCACGGGCGCGTTGTTCCGGGCGCAGACGTCCCTGCCCGCGGTGATCGCGCAGGCCGAGGCCGAGCTGGACCGTCCCTTCTCGGAGCGGCGGCTGTTTCCCATCGGACCGATCGCCCGGGGCGACGGCGGCCACAACGCGCCCTGGTCCTGGCATTTCGTGCCGGACCGGTGGGAGCTGGTCGAAGTCAGCATCGAGGTATGCGACGCAACGCCCGCGTACGTCGAGGCCCACCTGGATTACTTCGTCGATACGCTGGGAAGCTACTGTCCCTGGGGCGCCCGTCTGGTGCGCTCGGCCGAGGAAGCTCGTGCCGAGCTCACCCCATAAGCCCGCGCTCGGCCAGCGAGGTGTAGGTGGTACCAGCAATAATGATGTGGTCGTGCACGGGAATGCCCAGCAGGCGGCCGGCCTCGACGAGCTGGCGTGTAATCCGGATGTCCTCGGCGCTGGGCTCCGGATTGCCTGACGGATGGTTGTGCAGACAGATGATGCCGGCCGCATTGTCGAGAATGGCCCGTTGGAAGACGGCGCGCGGCTCGACGATGCTGGCCGCCAGCCCACCCTCGCTGATCGTGTAGTCGGCAATGATGTAGTTGGCCGTATTGAGCAGCACGATTTTGAAGACCTCGCGCTTGAGGTCGCGCAGGAGCGGTCCGTAGCAGGCGGCCACGTCGGCCGGCGTGCGCACCTGGATGCGGCGGCCGGGCCGCTGCGCTTCGACGCGGCGGCCGATCTCGAAGGCGGCCACAAGCTGGACGGCTTTGGCCGGACCCACCCCAGCCACGCGCGTCAGTTCTTTCAAATCGCGCTGCGCCAGCGCGTAGAGCGAGCCGTAGGCCCGGATCAGGGCCTGTCCGAGTTGCACGGCCGAGATGGATCCCTGCTTCGTGCGTGTGCCGCTGCCGAAGATCAGCGCGATCAGTTCGGCATCAGAGAGCGCCGAGGGTCCCCGGCGCATGAGCTTTTCACGGGGACGGTCGGCCTCATCCCACTGGTTGATGGGCACCTGGTAGCGCAGGGGCGGCTCGCCCGAGCTGTGCGCTTCGCGGGACATGGATCGGCCTGCGTTCGGGCTTTTCCTTTAGAGACACCCGTGCCGACCGACTGTTACTTCACTCCACCGGCACCAGGCTGTTGAGCAGCTCTTCGTTGGACTGCGTCTGCTGCATGTGGCGCAGCAGAGCCTGCATGGCCTCGATGGGCGGCCGCGAGTTGAGCGCCCGGAACAGCCGGTGATACTGCTCGATCCGGTCGCCGATGAGCCGCTCCTCGTTGCGCGTGCCGCTCTTGCGCAGGTTGATGGCCGGGAAGATGCGCTTGTCGGCCATCTCACGGTCGAGCACGATCTCGGCGTTGCCGGTGCCCTTGAACTCCTCGAAGATCACCTCGTCCATGCGGCTACCCGTCTCGATGAGCGCCGTGGCGATGATCGTCAGCGAGCCGCCGCCTTCGATGTTACGGGCGGCACCGAAGATGCGCCGCGGAATCTGAAGCGCCCGCGCGTCGAGTCCGCCCGAAAGCGTGCGGCCGCTGCTTTCGACGTAAAGGTTGAACGTGCGGCCCAGGCGCGTGAGCGAGTCGAGCAGCAGTACCACGTCGTGCTTCAGCTCGACGAGCCGCTTGGCAAACTCCAGCGCCAGCGTCGAAACGCGGATATGGTTGTCCTCCTCCCGATCGTTCGACGAGGCGAAGACGATGGCGGGCGTCGAGCGGCGAAAGTCAGTCACCTCTTCAGGCCGCTCGTCCACCAGGAGCGCCACCAGTTTGACCTCCGGATGGTTCTTGGCGATGCCCGCCGCGATCTGCTTGAGCAGGACCGTCTTACCGGCACGCGGCGGCGCCACGATCAGCGCGCGCTGGCCCTTGCCGATCGGCGCGGCCAGATCGACCACGCGCATGGCGTAGTCGGTCGGGCCGGTGACCAGGTTGAACTTTTCGTCCGGATAGACGATCTGCCCGGACTCGAAATCCTCGGTCTTGGCCCATTCCTCGGGCGAAACGCCCATGATCGAGTGGATCTCATCCACCTGCATGTCGCCCTTGCGACCCGGGCGCAGCGTGCCCTCGATTAGCACACCGTCGCGCAGGTTGTAGCGCCGGATGACCGGCGGCGGCACGAACGGATCGTTCTTGCCCTTGGGGAGATCGGGGCGGAATTCCCGCACAAAGCCAAATTTTTTGTCCCCGATCAGCTCCAGCATGCCACGAAACGTCTGTTCACTCATAGATGCTGTAATGCTTGCTCCTAACTATAGTGTGTTAAATGGTTAACGATACGAGCTGGATGATTTCAGACACCGGGAAGGTATGGGCATGCGCCTTTCGGCGCAATGCACAGAAAGCGCACGTTGTGGTCATCAATTCGATGAATGCTGCGGGGGCGCCGCCACCTGACCTCGGAGCCGTCCCTACCAACCGCGAATCTCGTTGGCCGACGGACTGAGAGGGGAACCTGAACCAACCGAACCGGTCCCTGCTGCTCGGTGGAACGACGGCCGTGCTGGTTGGTTTCCCGAGCGCAATCCACCGGATCGGCATCAATGCAAACGGCTGACGTCCAGAAAACCAATCCGGAACCGACGGCCTGGCTGGAGCGGCTGCACCTGGCAGTGCAGGGGCCCGAGGATGGTCCGCCCGTGCTGCTGCTGCACGGCTGGGGCAGCAGCGCCTGGCTCATGGCCCCCATCGCCGAAGCGCTGGCCGACCGCTACCGGGTGTTCAACGTGGACCTGCCGGGCCACGGACTGACACCCCCACCGCCTGCCCCCTGGGGCGTGGCCGAGCACGCCGCACTGGTGGCGGAACTGATCCGCACGCGCATCGGCCGGCCCGTCGTGCTCATCGGCCACTCGAACGGCGGCCGCATCGGGCTGTACCTGGCCTCGGAGCCGGAAGGCCCGGAACTGCTGCGGGCGCTCGTGCTGATCAGCCCCTCCGGCATGCGCCCCCGGCGTCCCTGGCATTACTACGTGCGCGCCACGCTGGCCCGGCTGCTCAAGGCTCCCTTCCAGGTGCTGCCGCAACCGCTCCGGGAGCCGGCCCTCGACTGGCTGCGCCACACCGTCGTCTGGAAGGCGCTGGGATCGTCGGACTATCGCCGCCTCGAAGGCGTCATGCGCGAAGTCTTCGTGCGCATCGTCAACACCTACGTCGAGGACCGGCTCGACCGCATTCGGATTCCCGTGCTGGTCTTCTGGGGCGAGCGCGACCGGGCCGTCGGCCGCACGCAGATGGAGCGGCTCGTGCAGGCTCTGCCCGACGCCGGGCTCGTCGTGCTGAAAAACGCCGGCCACTACGGCTATCT contains these protein-coding regions:
- a CDS encoding ABC-ATPase domain-containing protein; translated protein: MAARIGTETLRTAEELRRRLARLDGRGYKAYKSLQGAYDLGDFVLHLVHVQGDPFATPSRVHVWIPQRHAGFPEWSCRSEARAVGVAHLLARTFTEKARRISRPRGSGHSGLIEMDRPGQEVLPRTAVRLTAEGVEARFAVGLPAHGRRIAADEARALLLEDVPRIVRESLRFAAYDPETVRTFAEVNEDATWLRAQLPAWGLVAFVADGACLPRRSGVDERPLETGAVPFASPPSLRREVVLPSGRRLTGMGIPAGVTLIVGGGYHGKSTLLRALERGVYNHEPGDGREFVVTVPDAVKVRAEDGRSVAGVDLSPFIRNLPSGIDTRTFSTANASGSTSQAAAIQEALEVGTSLLLIDEDTAATNFMVRDRRMQRLVPGAQEPITPFIDRVRQLYETRGVSTILVVGSSGDFFDVADTVIKLHEYRVEDVTEAAREIARQLPSERMPAPDNPFQGPPVRRVPDPTSVSPQKGKRATYVRARGREMLQLGMAVIDLRAVEQLVHVAQTRAIGQALAYARRRYMDGRRTLPEIIAAVLADIERQGLDVLDPGGLLDLAGFRAQELAAALNRLRTLRVRVEPPT
- a CDS encoding glycine--tRNA ligase — encoded protein: MQDRLEKIVSLCKRRGFIFPSSEIYGGLAAVYDYGPLGVELKRNVQQRWWEAMVYEHENIVGLDAAILMHPMVWKASGHVDAFNDPLIDDRQSKRRYRADQLIEDYIEKLRAKGETERAEALHRRLIEALNAEDMPKALYQIIMDERIPSPDSGAFDWTEVRQFNLMFVTHVGPVASEETKVYLRPETAQGIFVNFHNVKDSSRLQIPFGIAQIGKAFRNEIVARQFIFRMREFEQMEMQYFVKPGTQMEAFEAWKEKRLQWHIENGIRPDHLRFHVHEKLAHYADAAVDIQYLFPMGWQEVEGIHSRTDYDLRRHQEFSGKKMEYFDPQTQERYIPYVVETSAGLDRTILMLLCEAYDEEEVEGETRVVLRLHPRLAPIKVAVLPLVRKDGMPERAQALARDLRPFLNTFYDEKGAIGRRYRRMDEVGTPFCVTIDSQTLEDGTVTVRDRDTMQQERVHETQVLAYIKDRLRQWKPVGAQ
- the radC gene encoding RadC family protein, encoding MSREAHSSGEPPLRYQVPINQWDEADRPREKLMRRGPSALSDAELIALIFGSGTRTKQGSISAVQLGQALIRAYGSLYALAQRDLKELTRVAGVGPAKAVQLVAAFEIGRRVEAQRPGRRIQVRTPADVAACYGPLLRDLKREVFKIVLLNTANYIIADYTISEGGLAASIVEPRAVFQRAILDNAAGIICLHNHPSGNPEPSAEDIRITRQLVEAGRLLGIPVHDHIIIAGTTYTSLAERGLMG
- the rho gene encoding transcription termination factor Rho is translated as MSEQTFRGMLELIGDKKFGFVREFRPDLPKGKNDPFVPPPVIRRYNLRDGVLIEGTLRPGRKGDMQVDEIHSIMGVSPEEWAKTEDFESGQIVYPDEKFNLVTGPTDYAMRVVDLAAPIGKGQRALIVAPPRAGKTVLLKQIAAGIAKNHPEVKLVALLVDERPEEVTDFRRSTPAIVFASSNDREEDNHIRVSTLALEFAKRLVELKHDVVLLLDSLTRLGRTFNLYVESSGRTLSGGLDARALQIPRRIFGAARNIEGGGSLTIIATALIETGSRMDEVIFEEFKGTGNAEIVLDREMADKRIFPAINLRKSGTRNEERLIGDRIEQYHRLFRALNSRPPIEAMQALLRHMQQTQSNEELLNSLVPVE
- a CDS encoding alpha/beta fold hydrolase, producing MQTADVQKTNPEPTAWLERLHLAVQGPEDGPPVLLLHGWGSSAWLMAPIAEALADRYRVFNVDLPGHGLTPPPPAPWGVAEHAALVAELIRTRIGRPVVLIGHSNGGRIGLYLASEPEGPELLRALVLISPSGMRPRRPWHYYVRATLARLLKAPFQVLPQPLREPALDWLRHTVVWKALGSSDYRRLEGVMREVFVRIVNTYVEDRLDRIRIPVLVFWGERDRAVGRTQMERLVQALPDAGLVVLKNAGHYGYLDDPDTFIAATRYFLEHLPER